The Microcoleus sp. bin38.metabat.b11b12b14.051 genome includes a window with the following:
- a CDS encoding GntR family transcriptional regulator has protein sequence MALSFRAIRRTQSLHEQTYQALRTAILSGELAAGERLIETQLADMLNVSRTPVREALCQLQRENLVTADPQNNGLRVATLSIADAADLYDCRIALEQLSAAGACQNATPAQVQQLEAIVLQAENTAPERSGELTNYQLLYADYQFHRLVAQSSGNHWLVTLLDQVFDKMILVRLRTMAYNPGVLEIRSEHRRIYQAVSEQNAAAAQAAIKDHLIASKARVIKEIEEIEKQDGKQLTVDS, from the coding sequence TTGGCTCTTTCATTTCGCGCGATTCGCCGCACTCAATCGCTTCACGAACAAACTTACCAAGCTCTCCGCACTGCTATCCTGTCGGGGGAATTGGCGGCTGGAGAACGCCTGATCGAAACACAACTGGCAGATATGCTCAACGTCAGCCGGACTCCGGTGAGAGAGGCTTTGTGCCAACTGCAACGAGAGAATTTAGTGACCGCAGATCCGCAGAATAATGGATTGCGCGTGGCCACTTTGTCGATCGCAGATGCAGCGGATCTTTATGATTGTCGGATTGCTTTGGAACAGCTATCGGCGGCCGGGGCCTGCCAAAATGCTACACCCGCTCAAGTACAACAATTAGAAGCGATCGTGCTGCAAGCAGAAAATACGGCACCGGAGCGATCGGGCGAATTGACAAATTATCAATTGCTCTATGCTGACTACCAATTTCACCGCTTGGTAGCACAAAGTTCTGGCAATCATTGGTTAGTAACTCTCCTGGATCAAGTGTTTGACAAAATGATTTTAGTACGGCTGCGGACGATGGCATACAATCCCGGCGTCTTGGAAATTCGCAGCGAACACCGCCGCATTTATCAGGCTGTCAGCGAACAGAATGCAGCCGCAGCCCAGGCAGCGATTAAAGACCATTTAATCGCCAGTAAAGCGCGGGTAATTAAAGAAATTGAGGAGATAGAAAAGCAAGATGGTAAACAGTTGACAGTTGACAGTTGA